A window of the Gossypium hirsutum isolate 1008001.06 chromosome A05, Gossypium_hirsutum_v2.1, whole genome shotgun sequence genome harbors these coding sequences:
- the LOC121228952 gene encoding uncharacterized protein, producing MENELLSKVEDNAAVRAWSERLQSEKGDSLAEGHVSELRDFTRVNVVQNELQELRDIWASWDERIKQLFYQSYGDISYLLDIRVDKHLFRALVQFWNSAYKCFTFGEVDLVPTIEEYTTLLRCLKIQVRKTYARVFSSQAFVKKLMSISGMSEPWVTIRIQHKGDSKCVPWENLRDLILTHPDERKRVDIFSLSIYGLVIFPKALRHVDEAVIDLLDRLEKGITPVPAILAETFRSLSSCRKTGEGRFIGCAQLLMVWFHGHFWKVDKVSYRVFSEGYSPLKEEATIQRREDISEEKWMDILQNLKEGDIEWRAYWMVPDEIMYRCGNFDWVPLLGIWGATKYTPLIALRQYKSRQFVPMTYGLAQSEFSFKGAHYKKRVRELSDAWKQTCWMKRLAVGSMVTPEYSEWFKKRINHNIPRPNLESALPIGEQLQVVPSELEIIKQDFEKKSLELGKKIEQLEEEKIHLRLDVDVFRGQRLRSGEKEKPRPKKT from the coding sequence atggagaatgaattGCTTAGTAAAGTCGAGGATAATGCGGCCGTTCGTGCTTGGTCGGAAAGGCTACAATCTGAGAAAGGGGATAGCTTAGCAGAAGGGCATGTATCGGAGCTACGGGATTTCACTCGCGTCAATGTAGTACAGAATGAGCTGCAAgagttgagagacatttgggcTAGTTGGGATGAAAGGATCAAACAGTTGTTTTACCAAAGTTATGGTGATATATCCTACCTGCTAGACATTAGAGTGGATAAGCATTTGTTCCGAGCCTTGGTGCAGTTTTGGAATTCCGCGTATAAGTGTTTCACCTTTGGAGAAGtggatttggtacctactatagAGGAATACACTACGCTGCTTAGGTGTCTAAAGATTCAGGTCCGGAAGACTTATGCCCGAGTTTTTAGTAGTCAGGCTTTCGTGAAGAAACTGATGAGCATTTctgggatgagcgagccttgGGTCACCATTCGGATTCAACATAAAGGAGATAGCAAATGTGTCCCTTGGGAGAATTTGCGAGATTTGATCTTGACTCATCCAGACGAAAGAAAGAGGGTCGATATATTTTCCTTAAGCATCTACGGATTAGTGATCTTTCCTAAGGCTTTGAGGCACGTAGACGAGGCGGTCATCGACTTGCTCGATCGCCTTGAGAAGGGAATCACTCCAGTACCGGCGATATTGGCAGAAACTTTCAGATCTTTGAGCTCATGTCGGAAGACGGGCGAAGGACGGTTTATTGGATGTGCTCAACTATTGATGGTATGGTTTCATgggcacttttggaaggtagacaAGGTTTCCTACAGAGTCTTTTCCGAAGGTTATTCCCCTTTGAAGGAAGAAGCAACTATACAGAGGAGAGAGGATATCTCGGAGGAGAAATGGATGGATATTCTTCAAAATCTCAAGGAGGGGGATATTGAATGGAGAGCTTATTGGATGGTCCCTGACGAGATCATGTATCGATGTGGTAACTTCGATTGGGTGCCACTGTTAGGAATCTGGGGAGCTACCAAGTATACTCCGTTGATAGCCTTGAGGCAATATAAGTCGAGGCAGTTTGTACCCATGACCTACGGACTTGCTCAGAGTGAATTTTCTTTTAAGGGTGCTCATTATAAAAAGAGAGTTCGAGAGTTATCGGATGCTTGGAAGCAAACTTGTTGGATGAAAAGGTTAGCCGTTGGTTCCATGGTAACGCCCGAGTACAGCGAGTGGTTTAAGAAGAGGATTAATCACAATATTCCTAGGCCAAACTTAGAGAGTGCTCTACCTATCGGGGAACAATTACAAGTTGTCCCATCAGAATTGGAAATTATAAAGCAAGATTTCGAGAAAAAGAGTTTGGAGCTTGGGAAGAAGATCGAGcaattggaagaagaaaagatacACTTAAGGTTAGACGTCGATGTTTTCAGAGGTCAGAGGCTGAGAAGTGGAGAAAAGGAAAAACCAAGGCCGAAGAAGACCTAG